TAATCTATTACTATTTGCACACAAAAAACTgatgatatgtttattttacatgaacTACATATGCATGCGTAATTGTTCACTCATTTAAGCAGCCTCTTTATATCGATCGATTTTTACTCGTCTTGAGAACCATTGTACACTTATAGACAGAAACATCGTTATATAATTTTctcaaaaactattttaaataggAACAAAGGGTTTCCGCTTGCATAGAGTAAACACATCGCTGATAAAGAGATATCTCGACAATCTATCACAGCACTATAAGCATATCACAAGATTTACAAAAACActtattcattaaaatattgaataataccATCAACTTTTTCGTGAGAGCTGACAATATAGTTTAGGATTGGCTGGAAATCCTGACCGCGTGCTATTTCTCTGCCCTTGACAACAAGGACACTCTCTCCAGGTTTCTTGAGCCCTGCTTTGACCTCTAGCTCTCCCTTTTCCTTGTCCAGATTTACCTCAGAGAAGCCTGAAAGGTCATAAGGTTTAAGAATGCAAAGAAAAGTCAACGTCAAAACTTTGAATCATTGAACTTCATATTGATAACGATTTAGattttatttatgaatatatgTCAAATTTTATTTCTACATCAAACAAACGTGTTGCGTAATTGATGAAAGAAATTTACCAATGTTGTCTATGTCATCGAGAAATTCGGATGTGAATTCCACTTCGTTGATTCTATCTTCTGCAACTCTGAATATCACGGATTCCGGTTCAACTTCTATGTCTGACGCCAAGAGCTGATCGGGATCGCATTTGACAACCAACGTTGTTGCAATATTCGACGGATGCTTTAAACCGAAGTCCTTTGCAACGGGCGTGAAACCAACACCCATCTCTGTCACCGATTGAGGAATGTTTCTGCAGTATTTGTCAATTTCATTGCAAATGATTTTGAACTTGAAGCATTCTGGATTACGATTGTGGtcatttgttttagttttaatagCCGTGCTGAATGTGTACTCTCCAGTGACTGGAAGACTGATAGTAAAGGTTACGCCGTCCATTCCAGGTGCAAAGACCACCATTCTGGGAAATGCTTGGATATGTTCTGCACATGCGTCGTCTTTTCCTTTTTGAACAATCAGACAAAGTTTATATGTGAATTCGACGCCTTTGAGTGAACCAGAGGGACAGCCGATATTGATAACGCATCGTCCCCGTTTGGATTGCAAAACGCATGCATTTTCCGACAGAAGCGTCATGTCCGATCTGTAAAATTCTGGGAGCAGCAACGCGCATGAAGCAAAATCTGATTGGCTCAAATATTGCCCCATCGGCATATACTGAAAAGTGGGGTCCTCTGGAAAAGCTTGTCTAGACATTATTTTAGGACTAATACAGAACCAGAATTCTGAAAATATTGCTACGTCTTGCCCTTTATTGCTCTGTTGTGGCTCAAATTTTCTATTTCCGTCACTTTCAATGACAATCTCCCCACCTCGCCTGTATCCGCTTGCCCTTGCAATGGCAAGTTCAGTGAAAACCAAATGCCAGGTATTATTGCATAAGAAGCTGTTCCACATTCCCTGTGGAATATCTTTGTACGGATATCCTGGTTCAAATGTAACATCCTTAGCTTTGCCCACTATAGTTTTATTTGCTATATGGGCCGCTctacaaaatattaaatggatCATCTTTATAAGGCGTCATTAAACTTAAAGGTTCGTTTTTAAAACGTAAACTGGAAAAGGAAGTTTAATATATAATCgcattttatgatattaaatgagACTATACAACAGTGATAATATTGTTCTATAAACTATTATGTAAGCAATTGCAATGCTAAGATACGCGAATAAGtgaacatgttatttaaaaaaagcttaagaatcgaaatattatttttttgtttcgttTTCTGAAAAGCTAGAGGTCAGGCGTATACATACACGTCGAGATTTAATTCCAACTCATCTGTACTCTTgaccgtgggttattcgacaaaaatattatttaataaataactaaGATTAGACAAGAGCTgaatattacaaaataaatacaacgtTTTAACCGACATAAAATAACTCCTTAAAGTGTGCTTTATAAGTAAACCTTATTTAAGACAATATGTATCGATTCATCAAAAATATATAGTGGTATGGATGACATAAACTCACTCgcacaacatgctgaatgttaaaggAGGATAACTGTTTTCATCTACAAGTCCCTGTATGCTTTTTGGCAAGTTTTGTTTCAACTTCCAGTTCACCATATGTGACATCCAAACAAGTATCGACCTGGCCATGTACAGATCCCTGTACACCTCCCCGTCTTCGATACGTTTCTCGAAATATTGGACAAGATCTTCAACAGTCTGCATATCTGCGATTGTTATCTGAACAAGAACATGTTTGGTATCATTAATGAGGAAATTAATGATTTCTGTTGGTTTCATTCATAAGCAGATTATTAAAATACGTTCACATGCATCATAATTTCTAAATGAATTGATTAACATTTATCGACGATATTCGCctcttttatatatttatcaaatgtttattttttataataaacaggCATGTGATCTGTCTTTACAACGACCTTTTTATCATGTTAAGTTACTTTTGAATTATGTAGgttgaaaataataattgcaaACTTCAAGTATGtcatgaaataaacgaaacgtaaGAGAAAACGAATCGTCAACACATGTATTATAATACGAAATAAGATAATCTTTAGTTTTTATTAAGATTAATACAGTTGCGGAACCTGTTATGTGATGTAAATGTATAATACGATGTGCTATAGCTCAGATTGCAGTTACTGTATGTTTATCGACAATATTCCGgtattcatttttgtttgtttcattacCTTTCTGACGTGTGTATCGAACACGTGGAAAGTAACTTTCGTCGCATCGTAAGTATGAATTGCAGGCATCTTTTTCTGAAATGGTCAAAATGGACAAAACTTCATTGAATGGTAAGCTTCGTTGAAAACAATTGGTAttataattttctgcatttttttcttgCTTTGTGTCCGTCTTGTTGTGTGTTTTGATTgccattaatattgtttaaactgTTTATTATTGCATGTGCTTTAAAAAATACTAGAAATTGTACTTCACAAAAAGGGATAATTAGTCAATCAGTATAATTAAACTTTAGAATATCTTATATTTGGATAATGctaaataataaacaagagagtTGATGTGTTACTGACCGGTAATTTGCAGAGGTGAAGCACATATatattgcaattatatttttGTCACGGAAGATTGATACCCTAAATCATACCACCTAATTCAACTTTAAAGAGTTTGTGACGGCGGCTGACATTATTTCTTTCACacatgacccaaattcaaacGCAACCTTGAAATTGTCAAGATAGAAAATCTTACCAAAAATCTCACAAAGAATGAGTCATAAAATGTTGCGTCTTGAGTTGCAACAAAGCTTGACTCAGATTTTATGTGATGACCTATTTTGGAAAACACCTGACttagattaaatttaaaaatagacCAAGTTTTATCCATGTTGCATTCTTTATGTGGTTTTTAGTGAgctaacaaggtttttctaagattggACCTGTTGGCCTTGTTTTCTTAGAACTTGACCACGATTTGAACTTGGCTTATATATTGTCAAGAAaattattctgaccaagtttcatcaagattgaatcataaatgttTCTCATGGAATGGAAACCAGCGTTTTTCTCTAAGATTTGACCtcatgacatagtttttgacctatTATTTCGCGTAATCGCAGTGAACACGCTAGGGACGTATTGAGAACGCCACGCAGACGCAACGAAAACCGATAGCAAGATAATCgtctatatgagtcgcgttctgagaaaacgtggcataatgcatgtgcgtaaagtgtcctccaagattagcctgtgcagtccgcacaggcttatctgggacgacactttccgcctaaacttgatttttggtaaggagggactttcttgaaacaaaaaagaccataaatgcggaaagtgtcgtccctgattagcctgtgcggattgcacaggctaatctgggacgagacgttacgcacatgcattaagcccagttttctcagaacgcgactcatatggttGATGTAATTTGGATTACTGTTGGAACAAGTTTTAACTACGTCTGTCGGCGCCCCTCAAAATGAACGCAAATCTCCTAATAATGTAAATTACTGTGTTTATGAATATGCGAACGAGCAATCAACATTTGCATGAATACAACTTTCTTTCAGACGTTTTATGACTGCTTCGTTTGTCGTGTTGTTGATATTGCAGCAGAATCGTCTTAACTCGAACAGTGAGATTTATCTTGATAAATAACCGGGTTTTCACAAGATTACAGTTTTAAATCGTATGGTGACAATGCTTGGAGAGAGATGATTTACGCTAACCCTCTAAATGGCGACACATTGACAACTTATGGATAAAGTTTGCATAGTTGAAACGCAGAAAAAAGTCGACAAGTTATCTTATTCATTTGAACATGATGTTTAAACATAGCGAAAGTTTGTTAGTGTTAGTTAGGCTTTACTTTATTTCGAATGTCAATAAATGTCATCATAAACCGAAAAAGAACACTCAAGTGTATCTAATGCAATAAATATACTTAAGCTGTTTGAACAGTAAACTTTCAACGCGAAGTACTATCAAATAAGATGATAACAAGCTTTTTGTTGATCTAAATATTCggtaaataagaaaaaaaaaatcagcacatTAATCAACTTTCCAGCCTAATTTTAATTATAACCTATTGTACTGGCTagagaaaaaaagtatttttcatttGCCATGTTATGACCAGACTTGATTTCAGGCTTCAAAACTCGCATTGTAAGGTAATATTCTGAAATTTGACAATTAGTATGTCAGAAACAGTCAATGTTACAATCAAAAGATCATTAACTGAATAAGCATGTAGCCTTGAAGAGCGCAGTATTGATTCTCGATAATGCATTTAGACTACATAAACGAGTGAACACCGATACTTTACTGGTTATGATTAAGActgtaaaatttaaatttaaacagtgTTTATAGAGACAGTCAGTAGAATCGTTTGTGATGCATATTTTATAACAGAAATGTTCAACAAAGGGTCTCTAAATCTGTACTATGTTTTTTGCGCATGTCATTAATACCGTCtttgattattatcatatttCCTATGGAATttgaaatggcttttgcaaaatGCTATTAGGTTATACGTAATATGTAGTAATATAAATACGCATATAATATATGAAAGCATGCGAACAGTTTGCTATTTCGTGAATAATACTTGTATTTCTATTGTAATATTCTGATTTATTTTATCGACGTCTGTATACGATTCACTaagtttaagaaaaaaatgcttattacaaaatgcaatattaaaatattattatacattgtaTCAAAATTTCTGGCGTAGAATGAACTAAATCCGTCCAATTAGTGAACATTGACGAATTCATGTCATGTGTAATGTGTGTCTAACGCACGTCTTTAAAGTTTTTACTCAAGCATAACGATATAAGTGTGTAAAATTATTCTTACCTATTGTAGGTAATGTCGCCCGATTGTCAGTAATAAGATTTCGATGTCTATTCAGTTCTCACAAAAATAACACGTACGCCGCATTGACACGAAAGAACACGTATATTACAAACACAAAAAGCAACTTTCGATTCAACTTGACAAAGCTTGTCAAAGCGAAACAACTCATTGATTGACGACAAATCATATTTGTGCTCAATATCCGCCAAGTTAAGTACCTGGTTTTGGGAACATCTAGTCTAGCACCAGGCTTGCATTTAGATAGGTCTGACATATACCAAAATAATGTAGGACGCGATGATTTATTTGTTGTAAGGTAATTTGACAAAAACACGTTCATAAACTAAAAAACAAAGCTTTTTCTAAAGCAAATATActtcaaataatatataaagaaGCGTATCTGCAAACGGCAACCGGTTACTGCTTAAATCGTGGACACCGTAAGTGAAGTGTATTCTGGACATTCTGCTAATTTTGCTAATGTTGCATAAATAGTTTGATTGATATCGACAGACAGTGTTTGtggaaaatattatatatatttaagttttcaatGAAGAAGACCAATACTAAGCTGATGTTTGATTCAGGTTTGCACTGTTAATCACATCAACTAATGTGTCTTTTTAATAAGTCCGCAAAAACATATTGCcactgcatgtaatgtgtgtaCTTAATAAAAAAGATTTCAATCTAAATAGGTTGAAATACTTATAGTTTGACGGCTGTATGTCAAATCAATTGCTGTTTAAATTATTCACGACATTAACTAAGCAGCCATTACTCAGATGAGAATTTGTGGAATCAATCATTTTGATAAATTGACTTAAAGACTAAAGAATCAACACATTGATTCCCAACtgtttattcaataaataatgaATTCATTGAAGCTCAAGAAATATCTTTACACTTGACATCAACTCTGGACATTTGGCACAGTATTATTGTATCACAATGGATTGTCACTTGTGAATAACTACACACTAATTGAACACGGTTTTTTAATAACTTGGTTTTAACTTGATAATTTTGTTACgataaataccttcaaaataaaaatatttaattgtaaactATCAAACGAGAACCTTTTATTCGTAGTTAAAATGTCGTAATAACTAACAAAACTcaaacaatacatacaatattttAGCATGATTGCATATCTGTATATACATATGAATAACCACCAATTTTAGTATTCAAAATGTTAACAGTATTATAGTCAAACAACAACTACTTACTATTATGACGGTGTCGTGTGAATTTAATATTGAGACACATTCCAATTAAATGTGTTTATCTGCATCTCAAATCATGCCTAACGAGTCGTTTGTTTGTAGTCATCATCCCCATAATTTaattcctcctcctcctcctcctcctcctcctcctcgtcatcatcatcataatcatcttcaCTACATGTCTGCATCATTTCAAGGCGCAGACGATatagtttgtgtttttaaaacatgGATTTCATATATTTCAACAATAGCTGGATACAACTTAAACTATGTGTGGGAAATTAATGACGGAATGAATTCGAAGGGGAAGGAGAAAGCTGAGTACCAAAACAAGGCCGCCAACGAAACCGGCCTTGACATtaaattgtcaagataaaaacTGTTTCACATTTGACAATACTGTTTTAGTTTGTTATAAAACCTAATATTgcttatttacatgtttttcttttCCAGAAATACctcattcttgttttattatcataTGAATATTGTAAggtcaattattttaatttattgactTATAATGATGGCATTTCATTTGAATGAACTTTTGCATGGCGTTTATGTAGTACAatctattttactgttttaatataatttgctGCGTAGTGTGactgttttaagtttatataataCACTTTCATTTACAGGTACATGAATGTGTCATTTCCACAATATGCAGAGGTGTATTGGAGTTCTCAATAGACTGTGACCGTGAATGATGCATTTGGAACTTACTCATTGGCAGGCATGTGGTAATCCAGTAGATGGACAGTCGAAAGCTCAATGAAGCTCAGATCGAAGCCACTTTTAGGGTTGGGTTTGTATGTGTTGCCACAAATTATACCTTAAACACGTTTACACCGGCTCTTCACAAAGACAACAGGACGCGCTTCATTTATGTTGCTAACCCTGAAATATTTAAACACTGAAATCGCTGCACATtttacgcaaactttaacattaaacaGTAGCAAGAAAGCATGCATCTTTTCACATGTAAATgaagctagtagaaatgaacaTGAAATTAATGTATATAGACATACTAGCAGCTATTTCACATGTTTACTATGATTGCATGGTGGTTTGAGCTTGTTGATTACAACACTCAACAAATATTAAGATTGGTAAATAAAACTTTATGTTTACACAATCAATCAATAGCACATGCAAAGTTGTATGTATGtgtaattaagtattttataacaaCTCATGCTAAGATGTATGACTTCGTACACTTCCAATAAAAGGGCTGACGTTCAGTATAATTTCAGAAACAGCCAGTTCTTATGTTTGcaaaaaatcaaagtgaaaagatatttgttttggaaatatttttaaacaaaactgcgTACCTGACAAAAAGATAGTAGTTTCTattctatttatttaaaaaatatgataaaaagcTTACCAGTTATGGTCACTTTCTATCAAACTGTGAAGTATGATAGAATGAGGGTTTATTATAGGTAAAAATGATAATATGACATGAAGTGGTTTCAAGCATTTCAATTCACGTACAATAATAGCTGGAAACGATGCAGTATTTGCCCATGTAACATTTTTAGCGAAAATTACGATTTCAAAGgcatatgacttttgtcgttctATTGTGAATGTCGGGAAAACACTTTCACAGTTCTCTTGTAAACAAATACTTTATTCACATTTATATACTTACCAAATGTTATAATAGAACCCTTAATTATGTTATCATTAAGACTGGTTAACTATTGGGATTGTATAAGCTACTAAACATGACTTAAAAATAGGTGTCACTCTTTTttggtttaaaaataaacaaggtcTAGTAAAATCAGATGAGGTTCTGTACAATTTTAAAGTCGAAAAACCTCATGTCTCTCGGATTATGCTTTCATACATGCTTCTTCATTCGTGGTTTGTCCGGCGTAAAGTCCGCTGTATCACAAAAGGAACATAGAGCTTTCCCTGTAAAACAGTTCTTTCTTCATACTagttaattgtaaaaatacaacTAAACATAGCCAAGACTTAATATTAATTCATCGCCAATGTGATGTTCTTTTTAACAGTGagatgtaaaatgttcataagcAACAACTAGGTCAATATCCAAGAAATGAAGGAAGAAGAGTTTGGGCAAGATGAAACAGTAAAATCTAGTACATTAACACAGAAACTATAAAACAGTTATCTGTAGTtaacataaaaaagcaattttcTGACTCTTCAGGTAACAGCTTAGCTAAAATTAACCTCAAACGTCACACACATTATTTGTTAAGGCCAAAAAAACAAtcacttgtttaaaaaagtataacTATCCAAAAGAAACTAAAGACATGCAGTACAAAATTACAATTATAAGTTATTATCAATATCATTTGTATCATAAACGagtatgtaaataatattaaccTCCATAATATTTCTTTGGAAGATGAAACAGCATAGACATGCATATTTGATTGCAATACAAATCACAATAGTAGGCATTGGGACCGCAAGGGTCGCAGTGTATATTGTTATCCACTGTTGCATGACATGATACACAGCATGTTGTTGCTTGGCTCATTTCTTCCAACACGTTATAACTGCCTCCCACGCTTTAAGCAGCTTTTCCTTATTTGCATGAGTAGCCCATGTCTGGGGCAATTAGACTTAAATCATATTTGCATTGCTCAGACACATATTGTTTGGCTACACAGATTAAGATAACAACTCCATTGGTTTGTATATGCAAGGTGGTTTGTCTGAACATATTGACGCTCGTCATTGTAACATTAACATGTTGAAATTAATAACTCATGCAATATATCTGCATGGATTCGTTAAAGAAGTTGGTGTGGGTGGCTTAAAGGCGCAATCGCTAGTACCTGGTCTGTTACACTTGGTCTGCGCTTGGTCGAGAATCATCATTATGAATTTGGATTCGCTCGGTCACTTCCTGTTGCTCGAAGCCCATTCAcaacgcagagttgtcgttccatgctcttaACTACAATCTCTGTAATCACActaaaatccttccagatctggaaggattgttcataagtattatattatgaaagtAGTATCggtttcttttatattttgaaagtaGTGTATAAGTTCAggttaataatgaaaaataaataaaatgtctaaataaaaaaaagttaaaataacaacGGGAAAATTATAGTACCACGCGGATCGGCTTTCAACACATCGTTGGTTTTAACGGCAGGGGATCTGTTATAGCTAGGCTTGTTCTAGCCAAATATCTACGCGGATGTTGTTGAAATCCATGTTATATATTCCAGATGCTAATCCATACAAAATAGTATAATGGCAATACCACTGTTCTGTTCGTACAACGTAACTCCGTTAACCCAGGGCCTCTTAAACTATATAGCCACAGTCCTTTCGGATAAGCATGGTTaatggtcgccgtggtgtagcGGATATGGTGTTTGCCTAGTGTtcgagaggtcacgggttcgttCCCCACCGTCGGGGTGTACTTTAAATCTCCCCTAAAGACGCCAAGTACTGTTTCTATCCAGGCCCAAGACTCATTGCATAGTCAAATTGCGACGATGCTCCAGAGAGGCCCTGCAATGAAtgtaaagaagaagaagaagaagaagaagaagaagaagaagaagaagaagaagaagaagaagaagaagaagaagaagaagaagaagaagaagaagaagaagaaaaaaaaagaagaagaggaggaagaagaagaagaggaagaagaagaaatacCACAGTAGAACACAATTATGATAAAACATACACTAGAAATAACTGAATATCGGTTAAAAAATTACATCGCGTCTCATTTCATTAACACATTCTCGGGTACAATGTAAGTAGACTGGTGCCTTTCGGAAGATCTTACAAAGGACAAAATTATTTCTCACGAACCTGATTCTCCAAACTTAATATAAATCCTGAAAACTAGATtagtgtttaatacatgtattacattttatttgacgAGGCTCAGAAAGCTTGATCCGCGAAAGTTTATGGACTGGAACACGTTTTTGTGCCGAGctaatcaaattattttagttATCTCGTCGCtttcaaattgttttaattaataatttgaaaCGGTATAAAAGAAAACCAGATCAGCAGCACTAGTGtaaacgaaatgacgtcattatactcCGAGTGACAGCTTTATAAAAGTAATGTTTAAATTACGCTAAGTTTAAATCATAAATGATAATTGTGAGAAAGCCTGCCATAATATGGATCGATTTATACTTGTCAACTAAGAAACTCTAAAGTAAACACAAATGTATCAGCGGTACTAAAAATACGCGGCCAACTTACTCCGTGGTACTTTTAAGTACATATTCCGTAACGCAGGAACTTGATAATAGACCTTACAGTATCCGGGGTAATTGTTTATAGTACCTTGGCCGACAAAGACAAATTTAGACACAAAATGTGATATATTTTCATTACTTTGTAACAAAAGTATTAAAATACCTGATAGTTTAcactttatattgaaaatttggatattgtgttttatttgctTTCATAATATTCTCTACATATGTATAATCAGGAGAAGTTACAGTTCGGTTACACCTGAGTATAAATAAATTAGCCAATTACTGTAATTGCATACGCTTGcagttttttattcatttaaatattatctcTATTCCCTTTGTTTTGAAGGACGTGTTTAACACCCTATCAACGATACAATGTATGTCAAAATACAAATGTGTATGATTGTA
This is a stretch of genomic DNA from Dreissena polymorpha isolate Duluth1 chromosome 7, UMN_Dpol_1.0, whole genome shotgun sequence. It encodes these proteins:
- the LOC127836940 gene encoding uncharacterized protein LOC127836940, which codes for MPAIHTYDATKVTFHVFDTHVRKITIADMQTVEDLVQYFEKRIEDGEVYRDLYMARSILVWMSHMVNWKLKQNLPKSIQGLVDENSYPPLTFSMLCEAAHIANKTIVGKAKDVTFEPGYPYKDIPQGMWNSFLCNNTWHLVFTELAIARASGYRRGGEIVIESDGNRKFEPQQSNKGQDVAIFSEFWFCISPKIMSRQAFPEDPTFQYMPMGQYLSQSDFASCALLLPEFYRSDMTLLSENACVLQSKRGRCVINIGCPSGSLKGVEFTYKLCLIVQKGKDDACAEHIQAFPRMVVFAPGMDGVTFTISLPVTGEYTFSTAIKTKTNDHNRNPECFKFKIICNEIDKYCRNIPQSVTEMGVGFTPVAKDFGLKHPSNIATTLVVKCDPDQLLASDIEVEPESVIFRVAEDRINEVEFTSEFLDDIDNIGFSEVNLDKEKGELEVKAGLKKPGESVLVVKGREIARGQDFQPILNYIVSSHEKVDDNYERRLRHIKRVNASNKKKDAKEDYKAQLKDHVIAIRKEIENLNKAVIKTHELQLKVNIEVNKEVKTTSELYENYPANSERGFGLTFDDSAHFQQFTSLPKSWQTDYSVSEGSKSAEVLTSMAFSCEDFSDTEVKKSQGGANLHEHASTKFKADKKYIHLKNRHMRLKNTLILEQTRVARLEQVKLKEEIAVLKLKRGHLEKSSFL